The proteins below are encoded in one region of Peptoniphilus sp. GNH:
- a CDS encoding Xaa-Pro peptidase family protein, translating to MTRINLLQRNMAKENIDCVLITDKYSINYLTGEMIEPGERLACLIISQNEKPVFVINKLFLRPELEGFSYDWILDTDNKEKALSRHLSGNIIGIDKIMPARFLLPLMDMNKDKSFVLASFLVDSLRAVKDDKEIELMRKASKINDAAMELMRVELSKNRTEKEMAAKLIDFYKEYGSYDYSFEPIVAYGKNAADPHHENDDSRPSVGDSIVVDMGCIYKGYCSDMTRTFFYKRADEESKKVYEIVKEANQRAIAGIRPGVLLKDIDALARDYISEKGYGEYFTHRTGHFIGSEVHELPDVSMAYDLPVEVGNIFSIEPGIYIKDKVGVRIEDLVLVTENGCEVLNSYPKDVIIIE from the coding sequence ATGACGAGAATTAATTTGCTACAAAGAAATATGGCGAAAGAAAATATAGATTGTGTTTTGATAACTGATAAATATTCGATAAATTATTTGACCGGGGAGATGATTGAACCGGGAGAGAGGCTTGCTTGTCTTATAATTTCTCAAAATGAAAAGCCTGTATTTGTAATTAATAAGCTTTTTCTAAGGCCAGAGCTTGAGGGTTTTTCTTATGATTGGATTTTGGATACTGACAATAAAGAAAAAGCTCTATCTAGACACCTAAGCGGAAACATTATAGGTATAGACAAGATTATGCCGGCTAGATTTCTTTTGCCTTTGATGGATATGAATAAGGACAAGTCTTTTGTTTTGGCATCTTTTTTGGTGGACTCTTTGAGAGCTGTGAAGGATGATAAAGAGATTGAACTTATGAGAAAGGCATCAAAGATAAATGATGCTGCTATGGAGCTTATGAGAGTGGAGCTTTCTAAGAATAGGACAGAGAAAGAGATGGCAGCTAAGTTGATTGATTTTTATAAAGAGTATGGCTCTTATGACTACTCTTTTGAACCCATAGTTGCCTATGGGAAAAATGCTGCCGATCCTCATCATGAAAATGACGATTCAAGACCATCTGTTGGAGACTCTATCGTGGTGGATATGGGATGTATCTATAAGGGGTATTGTTCTGATATGACAAGGACTTTTTTCTACAAGAGAGCAGATGAGGAGTCTAAGAAGGTTTATGAAATTGTAAAAGAGGCAAATCAAAGAGCCATTGCAGGTATAAGACCGGGTGTGCTTTTGAAAGATATAGATGCTCTTGCAAGGGATTATATAAGCGAAAAAGGCTATGGGGAGTATTTCACTCATAGGACGGGTCATTTTATAGGAAGCGAAGTCCATGAATTACCAGATGTCAGCATGGCATATGATCTTCCTGTTGAGGTTGGCAATATTTTTTCGATTGAGCCAGGAATTTATATAAAGGACAAGGTGGGGGTTAGGATTGAAGATCTTGTTTTAGTTACAGAAAACGGCTGCGAGGTTTTAAATTCATATCCCAAGGATGTGATTATTATTGAATAA
- a CDS encoding copper amine oxidase N-terminal domain-containing protein, translated as MKLRRFLFIFVLFALLLTGKAFAARDIKIVVRGNEVKSDVMPLIKNGRTLVPIRVISESLGYDVFWDNAHREVQISKDAKRLTLKIDSKVISLSDGKNNDEISLDTPAKIIKSRTFVPLRAVAELFGEKVNWDDDNSTVFVGDTPAALSLEKKKQIENAGKKANLDHKIIVKDKNPESYIKVLQDNVSDRGDISFDKKNATFNLIPKDLAANFYRHLRDNDTVDDDFKNAFNDEISVIKDYSLQIRDDKGTNYGLRITDPDNVNKTLVFIRDGKIIENNLKSTR; from the coding sequence ATGAAGTTAAGACGGTTTTTATTTATTTTTGTTCTTTTTGCTCTCTTGTTAACTGGCAAGGCTTTTGCAGCAAGAGATATTAAGATAGTAGTTAGAGGAAATGAGGTCAAAAGTGATGTCATGCCTCTTATAAAAAATGGTAGAACTCTAGTGCCGATTCGTGTTATTAGTGAAAGCTTAGGTTATGATGTGTTTTGGGATAATGCTCACCGTGAAGTGCAAATTTCTAAGGATGCAAAGAGGCTTACATTGAAGATAGATTCAAAAGTTATAAGTCTATCTGATGGCAAAAATAATGATGAAATTTCTCTTGATACTCCAGCCAAGATTATAAAAAGTAGGACTTTTGTGCCACTAAGGGCTGTGGCAGAACTTTTTGGCGAAAAAGTTAATTGGGATGATGATAATTCTACTGTTTTTGTAGGAGATACTCCTGCAGCTCTTTCTTTGGAAAAGAAGAAGCAAATAGAAAATGCGGGCAAGAAGGCTAATTTGGATCATAAAATTATCGTTAAAGATAAGAATCCAGAGTCTTATATTAAAGTTTTGCAAGATAATGTAAGTGATCGTGGGGATATTTCTTTTGATAAAAAGAATGCTACTTTTAATCTAATTCCCAAGGATTTGGCTGCAAATTTTTATAGGCATCTAAGAGATAATGATACAGTGGATGATGATTTTAAAAATGCTTTTAATGATGAGATTAGTGTGATTAAAGATTATAGTTTACAGATTAGAGATGACAAGGGCACCAATTATGGCCTTAGAATTACTGATCCCGATAATGTTAATAAGACTTTAGTATTTATTCGCGATGGCAAGATTATTGAAAATAATTTAAAAAGCACTAGATAA
- a CDS encoding S-layer homology domain-containing protein: protein MKNRILSFVLSLLFIFTLLPINIFAYETKTNQQRVVVEPQWNEKDIQDIYNLLNKDNNEFESLFDFEAMKNLYKEHGKNSFQTLAKSANVNGGLEIENLRAANLRINNVQQNINPDILKIKHELIVKVNLKNFIDQDGHKNMNIFEGNSPKIVIQKLRYDESGKEVSEGTPITRTITQAGEVSLGETEAYYLVNNEIRLYHYAHDFQSEKFKFNLKEFYSNGSYKDGDKQLVFDYDIYQVAASKIKLELPDGVELKDNPIGRFTGRTKAGKEKVVRYYLPKAGGETIIRSDSGNQRLLNPSIYLPNLDDVYLNTIKLEGQTNENTITCVLKNGSSKTFKVSTSGNFVDGWTIKLLPEDSFTVTFDAKGGSPKPRPQVVQKNKTATEPEAPKKKNFIFQGWFKEGEDSKFEFSTPISGDTSLEARWKQVTYGPFNPDGPGEEPQIPDTDKDQYVTVMFEAGDNGKLIMPGASPEKLVKKVAYKVLKDTLWTETGITLPQTQGDPKEKYELDKWNKDIPSTGMVSEAETFKASFKEKVVPNPPTPPQPPTPPTPPPQPPIPPMPPQPPTPPIPHIPNRGGLIVRPYIGRRSDSVEMEEGIHYIYIRGYEDKTIRPEGRVSRAEAVTMILRLAGKDLSNKKKLDFVDTPSGWYNGALNKAVELNMLLADGKKLRPNAPMTRGEFAYALSILDTKNDAKSPYPDIRGHKFEDAINQEYGNGRIDGYLDGTFKPDDYLSRAEAAKLLNHYAKRKVSESGLRLVKDKVKVFPDIDASHWAYYEIVEAGHTHRYRRPLNSLDETWIEILE from the coding sequence ATGAAAAATAGAATACTTTCATTTGTTTTGTCTCTACTGTTTATATTCACACTTCTTCCAATAAATATTTTTGCTTATGAAACTAAAACGAATCAACAGAGAGTTGTAGTTGAACCTCAGTGGAATGAAAAAGACATTCAAGATATTTATAATCTTCTAAATAAAGATAATAATGAGTTTGAAAGTCTTTTCGATTTTGAAGCCATGAAAAACCTATATAAGGAACATGGAAAAAATTCTTTTCAAACTTTGGCTAAATCTGCCAATGTAAATGGTGGGTTGGAAATTGAGAATTTAAGAGCAGCCAATTTAAGAATTAATAATGTGCAACAAAATATCAATCCCGATATTTTGAAGATTAAGCATGAATTAATTGTAAAGGTGAATCTTAAAAATTTCATTGACCAAGATGGCCACAAGAATATGAATATATTCGAAGGAAATTCTCCGAAGATAGTCATTCAGAAATTAAGATATGACGAAAGTGGAAAAGAGGTCAGCGAAGGAACTCCTATAACTAGAACAATCACTCAAGCAGGAGAAGTTTCTTTAGGGGAGACGGAGGCCTATTACCTTGTAAATAATGAAATAAGGTTATACCATTATGCTCATGATTTTCAAAGCGAAAAGTTTAAGTTCAATTTAAAAGAGTTCTATTCTAACGGGTCTTATAAAGACGGAGATAAGCAACTTGTATTTGATTATGATATTTATCAAGTAGCTGCTTCTAAGATAAAGCTTGAACTACCTGATGGCGTCGAGTTAAAAGATAATCCAATTGGACGCTTTACCGGGAGAACTAAGGCCGGGAAAGAAAAAGTTGTTCGATATTATCTTCCAAAAGCAGGTGGAGAAACCATCATAAGATCTGATAGCGGAAATCAAAGACTTTTAAATCCAAGTATCTATTTACCTAATTTAGATGATGTTTATTTAAACACCATTAAATTAGAGGGTCAAACAAATGAAAATACAATTACTTGTGTTTTGAAGAATGGCTCAAGTAAAACTTTTAAGGTTTCTACATCTGGAAACTTTGTAGATGGTTGGACCATCAAACTGCTACCAGAAGATTCTTTTACTGTAACTTTTGATGCAAAGGGTGGGAGTCCAAAACCTCGTCCACAAGTCGTTCAAAAGAATAAGACTGCAACAGAGCCAGAAGCTCCTAAAAAGAAAAATTTCATTTTCCAAGGCTGGTTTAAAGAAGGAGAAGATTCAAAATTTGAATTTTCAACACCAATTAGTGGTGATACTAGTTTAGAAGCGAGATGGAAACAAGTAACCTATGGACCATTTAATCCAGATGGGCCTGGAGAGGAACCACAAATTCCTGATACTGACAAAGACCAGTATGTAACTGTGATGTTTGAAGCTGGAGATAATGGTAAATTAATTATGCCAGGGGCAAGTCCGGAAAAATTGGTGAAGAAAGTTGCCTATAAGGTTCTAAAAGATACTCTTTGGACAGAAACGGGAATTACACTTCCTCAAACTCAAGGTGATCCAAAAGAAAAGTATGAATTAGATAAATGGAATAAGGATATACCAAGTACAGGAATGGTAAGTGAAGCAGAAACTTTTAAGGCATCTTTCAAAGAGAAAGTTGTTCCAAATCCACCGACACCACCACAACCACCGACACCACCTACGCCACCGCCACAACCACCGATACCACCTATGCCGCCACAACCACCGACACCTCCGATTCCTCATATACCAAATCGTGGGGGTCTTATAGTGCGTCCATATATTGGAAGACGATCGGATAGCGTGGAGATGGAGGAAGGCATCCACTATATTTATATTAGAGGTTATGAAGATAAGACTATTAGGCCTGAGGGACGAGTGAGCCGAGCTGAGGCTGTTACGATGATCTTGCGTTTGGCAGGAAAAGATTTGTCAAATAAAAAGAAATTGGACTTTGTCGATACACCGTCTGGTTGGTATAATGGAGCCTTAAATAAGGCTGTGGAGTTAAATATGCTCCTAGCTGACGGCAAGAAGCTTCGCCCTAATGCGCCTATGACTCGTGGAGAGTTTGCTTATGCCTTGTCGATTCTGGATACTAAAAATGATGCCAAGTCGCCTTATCCTGATATAAGGGGTCATAAGTTTGAGGATGCCATTAATCAAGAGTATGGTAATGGCAGAATTGACGGATATCTTGATGGCACTTTTAAGCCTGATGATTATTTGAGCCGTGCTGAAGCTGCTAAGCTTTTAAATCATTATGCAAAGAGAAAGGTAAGTGAATCGGGGCTTCGTCTTGTCAAGGACAAGGTCAAAGTCTTCCCTGATATTGATGCTTCTCACTGGGCATACTATGAAATCGTGGAAGCTGGTCATACTCATAGGTATAGAAGACCTTTAAATAGTTTAGATGAGACGTGGATTGAGATTTTAGAGTAG
- a CDS encoding aminopeptidase: MNLKDRIRKYANLIVNTGLGINPKDVLVIRAPVENYEFVRVLAEEAYKAGAKDVKTNFRDIKLNALRFENVAEKVLTDIPQYFIDEQNHFVDNNYKLIALIGEDPNGLKGLDPQKLMAAGKAQSQALKHFAAEQMRNKVSWCVVGAPTKAWARMIFEGMDDELAVEKLWELILDVSRVDEDPVKNWEAHIKLMGENADFLNENKFTKLKIKSSNGTDLEVGLPESYVFQACGEDNLRGERFVANIPTEEVFSMPHRDRVNGLVYASKPLNYNGNVIEDFWFKFKDGKVVDFDAKKGREILENMLNMDEGARHLGEVALVPYDSPISNTNRLFFETLYDENASCHLALGKAYPTCIENGDQMSEDELKKRGVNDSIIHVDFMFGYKDTEIVGVRQDGREVLIFENGNWAKK, from the coding sequence ATGAATTTAAAAGATAGAATTAGAAAGTATGCAAACTTGATTGTAAATACAGGTTTGGGCATTAATCCAAAAGATGTTTTAGTAATAAGGGCACCGGTTGAAAACTACGAATTTGTTCGAGTTTTAGCAGAGGAAGCCTACAAGGCTGGAGCAAAGGATGTAAAGACTAATTTCAGAGATATAAAATTAAATGCGCTCAGATTTGAAAATGTGGCAGAAAAAGTGTTGACTGATATACCTCAATATTTTATAGATGAACAAAATCATTTTGTGGATAATAATTACAAGCTGATTGCTCTTATAGGTGAAGATCCTAATGGGCTAAAGGGTTTAGATCCGCAAAAGCTTATGGCAGCTGGAAAAGCACAAAGCCAAGCTCTTAAACATTTTGCGGCTGAACAAATGCGAAATAAGGTGTCTTGGTGTGTTGTGGGAGCACCAACCAAGGCTTGGGCAAGGATGATTTTCGAAGGTATGGACGATGAACTTGCTGTCGAAAAATTATGGGAATTGATTTTGGATGTGTCCAGAGTGGATGAGGATCCTGTTAAAAATTGGGAGGCTCACATCAAACTCATGGGCGAAAATGCAGATTTTCTAAACGAAAATAAGTTTACAAAACTTAAAATTAAGTCATCTAATGGAACTGATTTGGAAGTTGGTCTACCTGAGTCTTATGTATTCCAAGCTTGCGGTGAGGACAATTTAAGAGGAGAAAGATTTGTTGCCAATATTCCAACTGAAGAAGTATTTTCTATGCCTCACAGGGATAGGGTAAATGGACTTGTATATGCAAGCAAGCCTTTAAATTATAATGGCAATGTGATTGAGGACTTTTGGTTTAAGTTTAAGGATGGAAAAGTTGTAGATTTTGATGCCAAAAAGGGCAGAGAAATTTTAGAAAATATGTTAAACATGGATGAGGGAGCAAGACATCTTGGAGAAGTGGCATTAGTGCCTTATGATTCGCCTATATCGAATACAAATAGATTGTTTTTTGAGACTCTTTATGACGAAAATGCCTCTTGCCACTTGGCTTTGGGAAAGGCATATCCTACTTGTATAGAAAATGGAGATCAAATGAGCGAGGATGAGTTGAAAAAAAGAGGAGTAAATGACTCTATAATTCATGTTGATTTCATGTTTGGTTATAAGGACACAGAGATTGTAGGAGTAAGACAAGACGGAAGAGAAGTTTTGATA
- a CDS encoding fructose bisphosphate aldolase has product MNQAQLKRMREDKGFIAALDQSGGSTPKALRLYGVMEDEYKNEDEMFEKVHEMRTRIIKSSSFDKEKILGAILFKKTMNSKIDGLYTADFLWEKKGIVPILKVDEGLADEFRGSSLMKEMKGLDELLETAKQRNIFATKMRSLIKEYDEEMIGKVVKQQFDYAKKICKAGFVPIIEPEVDINSADKEKIEAKMKEFVVEELKGLPSDYYVMFKFTIPSKDNLFKDLYDFPQVVRIVALSGGYSRDEANKRLSRNDRMIASFSRALTEGLSKNQSDKEFDDLLGKSIDSIYKASLN; this is encoded by the coding sequence ATGAATCAAGCACAGTTAAAGAGAATGAGAGAGGACAAGGGCTTCATAGCAGCTTTGGACCAAAGCGGTGGGTCTACTCCCAAGGCCCTTAGACTTTATGGGGTCATGGAGGATGAATACAAGAATGAAGACGAGATGTTTGAAAAAGTTCACGAGATGAGAACTAGAATTATCAAGTCTTCAAGTTTTGATAAAGAAAAAATTTTGGGAGCAATTTTATTTAAAAAGACTATGAATTCTAAGATTGATGGTCTTTATACGGCGGATTTTCTCTGGGAAAAGAAGGGTATAGTGCCAATTCTAAAGGTCGATGAGGGACTAGCTGATGAGTTTAGAGGCTCTTCTCTTATGAAGGAGATGAAGGGGCTTGATGAACTTTTAGAGACTGCTAAGCAAAGAAATATTTTTGCAACTAAGATGAGATCTCTTATAAAAGAATATGATGAAGAGATGATAGGAAAGGTTGTAAAACAACAATTTGATTATGCAAAGAAAATTTGTAAGGCTGGTTTTGTGCCGATTATTGAGCCTGAAGTGGATATAAATTCTGCTGATAAGGAAAAGATTGAGGCCAAGATGAAGGAGTTTGTAGTTGAGGAACTTAAAGGTTTGCCTTCAGATTACTATGTGATGTTTAAGTTTACAATTCCAAGTAAGGATAATTTATTCAAAGACTTGTATGATTTCCCACAAGTTGTGAGGATAGTTGCTCTTTCTGGTGGATATTCTAGAGATGAAGCCAACAAGCGCCTGTCTAGAAATGATAGGATGATAGCTTCTTTTTCAAGAGCTTTGACTGAGGGACTTTCTAAGAATCAAAGCGATAAAGAATTTGACGATTTGCTTGGAAAGAGTATTGATTCTATTTATAAGGCAAGCCTTAATTGA
- a CDS encoding tryptophan transporter has protein sequence MKTKNMVMAAVLLAIGTVLHLICPPIFGITPDFLLATMFVSITFNKNVKGTLAIGAAAGILTALITKFPGGQIPSLFDKTISALCFLTMLKALSAGKKDPSLIQVSCLTFINTIISGLVFLYVGLLLATLSSNTDALNIFSSGMGKLIIVVVVPAALANLIFASFMYKLVFVTVRERIRS, from the coding sequence ATGAAAACGAAAAATATGGTTATGGCAGCAGTTCTCTTGGCGATAGGTACAGTATTACATCTTATTTGTCCGCCTATATTTGGTATAACTCCCGACTTCTTATTGGCTACTATGTTTGTTTCTATAACATTTAATAAGAATGTAAAAGGCACACTTGCCATCGGCGCAGCAGCAGGCATCTTGACAGCGCTTATTACAAAATTTCCTGGAGGACAAATCCCCTCACTTTTTGATAAAACAATCTCTGCCCTTTGTTTTCTCACCATGCTAAAAGCTTTGAGTGCAGGCAAAAAAGATCCTTCTTTGATTCAAGTTTCATGCCTTACATTTATAAATACTATAATTTCAGGTCTTGTATTTCTTTATGTAGGTCTTTTGCTCGCAACGCTTTCTTCTAATACAGATGCTTTAAATATCTTCTCATCAGGTATGGGCAAACTTATAATAGTTGTAGTAGTACCAGCCGCCCTTGCCAACTTGATATTTGCATCCTTTATGTATAAGTTGGTCTTTGTAACAGTAAGAGAAAGAATCAGATCTTGA
- the deoD gene encoding purine-nucleoside phosphorylase: MTPHNIAKKGEIAKTVLMPGDPLRAKFMAETFLKDSKQVNNVRNMFAYTGTYKQKPVTIMGSGMGCPSMGIYSYELFKFYDVDNIVRIGSCGAFQEDLELYDIILAQGACTNSNYAEQYQLGGVFSAISSFELLEKAYRSAKEKGIKTHVGNILSSDIFYSAIEDYWKPWAKMGVLAVDMEAYALYSNAQYLGKNALTILTVSDSLVSKKETSAEEREKNFKDMVEIALELA, from the coding sequence ATGACACCACACAATATAGCGAAAAAAGGAGAAATAGCCAAAACAGTTCTTATGCCGGGAGACCCCCTAAGAGCCAAATTTATGGCTGAAACTTTTCTTAAAGATAGCAAGCAGGTAAACAATGTCAGAAATATGTTTGCCTACACTGGAACTTATAAGCAAAAACCCGTTACAATTATGGGATCTGGTATGGGATGCCCTTCTATGGGAATCTATTCTTATGAGCTTTTTAAGTTCTATGATGTAGACAACATAGTGAGAATCGGCTCATGTGGAGCCTTTCAAGAAGATTTAGAACTCTATGATATAATACTTGCCCAAGGAGCATGTACCAATTCAAACTACGCTGAGCAATATCAGCTGGGCGGAGTCTTTTCTGCCATTTCAAGCTTCGAGCTGCTAGAAAAGGCTTATAGATCCGCCAAAGAAAAGGGAATCAAAACTCACGTCGGCAATATCTTATCCTCTGATATCTTTTATAGTGCAATAGAAGACTATTGGAAGCCCTGGGCTAAGATGGGTGTACTAGCTGTTGATATGGAGGCCTATGCCCTCTATTCAAACGCTCAGTACTTAGGCAAAAATGCCCTCACAATCCTAACAGTTTCTGATTCTCTTGTAAGCAAAAAAGAAACAAGTGCCGAAGAAAGAGAAAAGAATTTCAAAGACATGGTAGAAATTGCCCTTGAGCTTGCATAA
- the cls gene encoding cardiolipin synthase has product MNNDKMNPKEKILNKKHNIKDRPIILTAVLFAIQLVILLIAILRIGSYSSTLTVLLTLLGIVLVIYIATQDLHPSYKLSWVVPMGIFPVFGGLLYIFIKLMPGTSKIIRKLEKNIEKTRKNFKQNAEVMEEFRQKDSRFARLFDYLYSRGTYPIYKNTISSYYSSGEEAAPAILEELERAEKFIFMEYFIIKSGDFLDEVLEILEKKAKSGVEVRLMYDGATMLFLPSDFEKRLAEMGIKAKIFNPIAPILSTYQNNRDHRKILVVDGKVAFTGGMNIADEYLNLKSPFGYWADNAIKIEGEAVKSFTAMFLEMYNIQGEEVIHLSDYTGIDYKRSEGQNFYIPYGDAPDDGESIAENIYTNILNLSKDYVDIISPYLILGSEMITGLKFTAKKGVKVRIIMPKIPDKKIPFLVARGYYKELIEAGVEIYEYTPGFIHSKVFVSDKRIATVGTVNLDFRSLYLHFENGVVIYGDVFDIQKDFDTKLAQSRKIKLEDINKSPWIERFLGVVLRVFGPLM; this is encoded by the coding sequence TTGAATAATGATAAGATGAATCCCAAGGAGAAAATTTTAAATAAGAAGCACAATATAAAGGACAGACCTATAATTTTGACGGCTGTTTTGTTTGCGATTCAACTTGTAATTTTGCTTATTGCGATTTTGAGAATAGGTTCATATTCGTCTACTCTTACAGTTTTGTTGACTCTTTTGGGTATCGTCTTGGTAATTTATATTGCAACTCAGGATCTGCATCCGTCATATAAGCTATCATGGGTAGTTCCGATGGGTATATTTCCGGTCTTTGGTGGCTTGCTTTACATTTTTATAAAGCTCATGCCCGGCACTTCCAAGATTATAAGAAAATTGGAAAAAAATATTGAAAAGACCAGAAAAAATTTTAAGCAAAATGCAGAAGTCATGGAAGAATTTAGACAAAAAGATTCTCGCTTTGCAAGACTTTTTGACTACCTATATTCTAGGGGGACTTATCCCATATATAAAAACACGATATCTTCTTATTACAGCTCTGGAGAAGAGGCTGCACCAGCTATTTTAGAAGAGCTTGAAAGGGCCGAGAAATTTATCTTCATGGAATATTTTATAATAAAAAGTGGAGATTTTTTGGATGAAGTCTTGGAAATATTGGAGAAAAAGGCCAAGAGCGGTGTAGAAGTAAGGCTCATGTATGATGGGGCTACTATGCTCTTTCTTCCATCTGATTTTGAAAAAAGATTGGCGGAGATGGGGATAAAGGCAAAAATTTTCAATCCGATAGCGCCAATTTTATCTACATATCAAAATAATAGAGATCACAGAAAAATTTTGGTTGTGGATGGCAAGGTGGCTTTTACGGGCGGGATGAATATAGCTGATGAATATTTAAATCTCAAAAGTCCTTTTGGATATTGGGCAGATAATGCCATAAAAATCGAGGGAGAGGCTGTCAAATCTTTTACAGCTATGTTTTTGGAGATGTATAACATTCAAGGCGAAGAGGTCATCCACTTGTCAGACTACACAGGTATAGACTACAAAAGATCAGAGGGGCAAAATTTTTATATTCCCTATGGTGATGCCCCTGATGACGGAGAATCAATTGCAGAAAATATATACACCAATATTTTGAATCTTTCCAAGGATTATGTGGATATAATTTCACCTTATTTGATTCTGGGTTCAGAAATGATTACTGGGCTTAAATTTACAGCCAAAAAAGGAGTCAAGGTCAGGATAATAATGCCCAAGATACCAGACAAAAAAATTCCATTTTTGGTTGCAAGAGGCTACTATAAAGAGCTTATAGAAGCAGGCGTTGAGATTTATGAATACACGCCAGGCTTTATCCATTCCAAGGTATTTGTTTCGGATAAGAGGATAGCAACTGTTGGGACTGTAAACTTGGATTTTAGAAGTCTGTATTTACATTTTGAAAATGGGGTAGTCATCTATGGAGATGTTTTCGATATACAAAAAGATTTTGACACCAAGCTTGCTCAAAGCAGAAAGATTAAGCTAGAAGACATAAATAAAAGCCCTTGGATTGAGAGATTTTTGGGAGTTGTTCTTAGAGTATTTGGACCTCTTATGTAA